Proteins found in one Sphingomonas sp. SORGH_AS_0879 genomic segment:
- a CDS encoding NUDIX hydrolase has translation MDAPLETLAEGRFLALCKRGTWEYAHRPRDIRAAVILAVEDGHILLVEQFRVPLGAPCLEMPAGLIGDQSEGEAVLDGAARELEEETGYRPSRIEALGEFCSSPGMTSERFTLVRATGLVKVGEGGGDSDERITVHRVKLSDVPAFIAERRAAGVAVDAKMLLLLGGGILGL, from the coding sequence ATGGACGCCCCCCTCGAAACGCTGGCCGAGGGGCGCTTCCTCGCTTTGTGCAAGCGCGGCACCTGGGAATATGCCCACCGTCCGCGCGACATCCGCGCCGCCGTCATTCTGGCGGTGGAGGACGGCCATATCCTGCTGGTCGAGCAATTCCGCGTGCCGCTGGGCGCGCCATGCCTGGAAATGCCCGCCGGGCTGATCGGTGACCAAAGCGAGGGCGAGGCGGTGCTGGACGGGGCCGCGCGCGAACTGGAGGAGGAAACCGGCTATCGTCCTTCGCGGATCGAGGCTTTGGGCGAATTTTGTTCGTCGCCGGGCATGACGTCGGAGCGCTTCACCTTGGTTCGCGCGACCGGTCTGGTGAAGGTCGGCGAAGGCGGCGGCGATTCGGACGAGCGGATCACCGTCCACCGGGTGAAGCTGTCCGATGTCCCCGCCTTCATCGCCGAACGCCGTGCGGCGGGGGTGGCGGTGGATGCCAAGATGCTGTTGCTGCTGGGTGGCGGCATCCTGGGTCTTTGA
- the mutS gene encoding DNA mismatch repair protein MutS produces the protein MMAQYLTLKAEAEDCLLFYRMGDFFELFFDDARIASGVLDIALTSRGEHGGEKIPMCGVPIHAATAYLQRLIKAGHRVAIAEQTETPAEAKARGGSKALVARGIVRVVTAGTLTEEALLDARSDNWCVAIGEAGGAVALAAADISTGRFVVIDVKADALGAELARLAAAEVVAAENAAHVDAATTLRPSSTFDSGSGEDRLKRLYGVATLDGFGQFSRAGLSAAGGLVAYLDHTAKGALPFLRPPVLSQAAGAMAIDAATRESLELTQTAHGQRKGSLLDAVDRTVTGAGARALAGDIGAPLMDRDTIEARLDLVQHFHDDAALRERLRAALRALPDIGRAIGRIAAGRGSPRDLGQLRDGLDGAWALSEQLTDGPPLLRETTPRLRGHGALIDLLRRALVPSPPIEASEGGYIAAGYDVALDDLRDAGAGGRRAIAALEAEFRQKTGITALKIRHNGVLGYHVEVPARSADALMKPDSGFTHRQTLAGVVRFNTPELHEVASKVAQAGAHALAAEAAHLEELTAAALASREGIAATADALARLDVASGLAERAVEGGWVRPELVDHACFDVTGGRHPVVEAAVARSGERFVANDCSLSETSRLWLVTGPNMGGKSTFLRQNALIAVLAQAGSYVPATHAKIGLIDRLFSRVGASDNLARGRSTFMVEMVETAAILAQATPRSFVILDEVGRGTSTYDGLAIAWAVVEAIHEDNRCRCLFATHYHELTRLAERCEALSLHHVRAREWKGELVLLHEVSEGPADRSYGLAVARLAGMPPATVARAKAVLAKLEAGRAKTGGLAAGLDDLPLFAAAAQIEEEQCDAIRAEVERLDVDALSPREALDALYRLKALAREV, from the coding sequence ATGATGGCGCAATATCTGACGCTGAAGGCCGAGGCCGAGGATTGCCTGCTCTTCTATCGCATGGGCGACTTTTTCGAACTGTTCTTCGACGATGCACGGATCGCGTCGGGCGTGCTCGACATCGCGCTGACCTCGCGCGGGGAGCATGGCGGCGAGAAGATTCCGATGTGCGGCGTGCCGATCCATGCCGCGACCGCCTATCTGCAACGGCTGATCAAGGCCGGGCACCGCGTCGCCATCGCCGAGCAGACCGAAACCCCCGCCGAGGCCAAGGCGCGCGGCGGGTCCAAGGCGCTGGTCGCGCGCGGGATCGTCCGCGTGGTGACGGCGGGTACGCTGACCGAGGAGGCGCTGCTCGACGCGAGGTCCGATAACTGGTGCGTCGCGATCGGCGAGGCGGGCGGCGCGGTGGCGCTGGCCGCCGCCGATATCTCGACCGGGCGGTTCGTGGTGATCGACGTGAAGGCCGATGCGCTGGGGGCCGAACTCGCCCGCCTCGCCGCCGCCGAGGTGGTCGCCGCCGAGAATGCGGCCCACGTCGATGCGGCCACCACGCTGCGTCCTTCCTCCACCTTCGACAGCGGGAGCGGCGAGGATCGCTTGAAGCGGCTCTATGGCGTGGCGACGCTGGACGGGTTCGGCCAGTTCAGCCGGGCGGGGCTGTCGGCGGCGGGGGGCTTGGTCGCCTATCTCGACCATACGGCCAAGGGTGCCCTGCCCTTCCTGCGCCCGCCCGTCCTGAGCCAAGCGGCCGGAGCCATGGCGATCGACGCGGCGACGCGCGAGAGCCTGGAACTGACCCAGACCGCCCATGGCCAGCGCAAGGGCTCGCTGCTCGACGCGGTCGACCGGACGGTGACGGGCGCGGGCGCGCGGGCGCTGGCGGGGGACATCGGCGCGCCGCTGATGGACCGCGATACGATCGAGGCACGGCTCGACCTCGTCCAGCATTTCCATGACGATGCCGCGCTTCGCGAACGGTTGCGGGCGGCGCTCAGGGCGTTGCCGGACATCGGCCGGGCGATCGGGCGGATCGCGGCGGGGCGTGGGTCCCCGCGCGATCTGGGGCAGTTGCGCGACGGGCTCGACGGGGCCTGGGCGCTGTCCGAGCAGCTGACCGACGGCCCGCCCCTGCTGCGCGAGACGACGCCTCGCTTGCGCGGGCATGGCGCGCTGATCGACCTGCTTCGCCGCGCGCTGGTCCCCTCGCCCCCGATCGAGGCGAGTGAGGGCGGCTATATCGCGGCGGGCTATGACGTGGCGCTCGACGATCTGCGCGATGCGGGCGCGGGAGGCCGCCGAGCCATCGCCGCGCTGGAGGCCGAGTTCCGCCAGAAGACCGGCATCACCGCGCTGAAGATCCGCCACAACGGCGTGCTGGGCTATCATGTCGAGGTGCCCGCGCGCTCGGCCGATGCGCTGATGAAGCCGGACTCGGGCTTCACCCATCGCCAGACGCTGGCGGGGGTGGTCCGCTTCAACACGCCGGAACTGCACGAGGTCGCGAGCAAGGTCGCGCAGGCCGGGGCCCATGCGCTCGCCGCCGAAGCCGCGCATCTGGAGGAACTGACCGCCGCCGCGCTCGCCTCGCGCGAGGGGATCGCCGCGACGGCGGACGCGCTCGCCCGGCTGGACGTGGCGAGCGGGCTGGCCGAACGCGCGGTCGAGGGTGGCTGGGTGCGGCCCGAACTGGTCGATCATGCGTGCTTCGACGTGACCGGGGGCCGCCATCCCGTGGTCGAGGCCGCCGTGGCGCGCTCGGGCGAGCGGTTCGTCGCCAATGACTGTTCGCTGTCGGAGACCTCGCGGCTCTGGCTGGTGACGGGGCCGAACATGGGCGGCAAGTCGACCTTCCTCCGCCAGAACGCGCTGATCGCGGTGCTGGCGCAAGCGGGGTCCTATGTGCCTGCGACGCACGCGAAGATCGGCCTGATCGACCGGCTGTTCAGCCGGGTCGGCGCGTCGGACAACCTCGCGCGCGGACGCTCGACCTTCATGGTCGAGATGGTCGAGACCGCCGCGATCCTGGCGCAGGCGACGCCGCGCAGCTTCGTGATCCTGGACGAAGTGGGGCGCGGCACCTCCACCTATGACGGCCTCGCCATCGCCTGGGCGGTGGTGGAGGCGATCCATGAGGATAATCGCTGCCGCTGCTTGTTCGCCACCCATTATCACGAACTGACCCGGCTGGCCGAACGGTGCGAGGCGCTGTCGCTTCACCATGTCCGTGCGCGCGAATGGAAGGGCGAACTGGTCCTGCTGCACGAGGTGTCGGAGGGGCCTGCGGATCGCTCCTACGGCCTGGCCGTGGCACGGCTGGCGGGCATGCCGCCCGCGACGGTGGCGCGCGCCAAGGCGGTGCTGGCCAAGCTGGAGGCGGGACGCGCCAAGACCGGCGGGCTGGCGGCGGGTCTGGACGACCTGCCCCTGTTCGCGGCCGCCGCACAGATCGAGGAGGAACAGTGCGACGCGATCCGGGCGGAGGTGGAGCGACTCGACGTCGATGCCCTGTCCCCACGTGAGGCGCTGGATGCGCTCTACCGGCTGAAGGCGCTGGCACGGGAGGTGTAA
- a CDS encoding TPM domain-containing protein, protein MLSDTDSDLVTAAVARAEASTDAEIVTIVARRSDEYRDVALCYGAGAMLLVPLFAALFPGLGLKLLALVHDGWSAPGEDLILGVLMIAQILVFALVVALLGPVKRRIALVPRSIRHARVRARAVLLFRVSAERRTDSRYGVLLYLSQDEHMAEIVADSGLTGKVGPETWGRAMAVMLPHVAKGNVGEGLSAAVERIGLVLAEHFPKTAADTNELPDRPISL, encoded by the coding sequence ATGCTGAGCGATACCGATAGCGATCTGGTCACTGCCGCCGTCGCGCGGGCGGAGGCGAGCACCGACGCCGAGATCGTGACCATCGTCGCCCGCCGGTCGGACGAGTATCGCGACGTCGCGCTCTGCTATGGCGCAGGCGCGATGCTGCTGGTGCCGTTGTTCGCGGCGCTCTTTCCCGGCCTGGGGTTGAAGCTGCTGGCGCTGGTCCATGACGGCTGGAGCGCGCCCGGCGAGGACCTGATCCTGGGGGTGTTGATGATCGCGCAGATTCTGGTCTTCGCCCTCGTCGTCGCCCTGCTCGGCCCGGTGAAGCGCCGCATCGCACTGGTGCCCCGGAGCATCCGCCATGCCCGCGTCCGGGCGCGCGCCGTCCTCCTCTTCCGCGTCTCGGCGGAGCGGCGGACCGACAGCCGCTATGGGGTGCTGCTCTACCTCTCGCAGGACGAGCATATGGCGGAGATCGTCGCCGACTCCGGCCTGACCGGGAAGGTCGGGCCGGAAACCTGGGGCCGGGCGATGGCGGTAATGCTGCCGCATGTCGCAAAGGGGAATGTCGGCGAAGGCTTGAGCGCGGCGGTCGAGCGGATCGGGCTTGTGCTGGCCGAGCATTTCCCCAAGACGGCGGCCGACACCAACGAACTGCCGGACAGACCCATTTCGCTATGA
- a CDS encoding Rrf2 family transcriptional regulator produces the protein MLTQRSRYALRAMLFLAEMPVAGPPTSMTRIATEANVPRKFLELILADLKGAQLLDSQRGKMGGYRLARPAHMISLGDIIRTIEGPLALVPCVSRTAYRPCNDCKSEADCAIRHAMMRVRDETARILDGTSLADATAKKLAAA, from the coding sequence ATGTTGACTCAGCGGTCCCGTTATGCGTTGCGCGCGATGCTGTTCCTGGCGGAGATGCCTGTCGCAGGGCCGCCGACCTCGATGACGCGAATCGCGACCGAGGCGAACGTGCCGCGCAAGTTCCTGGAGTTGATCCTCGCCGATCTGAAGGGCGCGCAACTGCTCGACAGCCAGCGGGGCAAGATGGGCGGCTATCGCCTCGCCCGGCCCGCGCATATGATCTCGCTGGGCGACATCATCCGCACGATCGAGGGCCCGCTGGCGCTCGTCCCCTGCGTCAGCCGCACCGCCTATCGCCCCTGCAACGACTGCAAGAGCGAAGCAGACTGCGCCATCCGCCATGCGATGATGCGGGTGCGCGACGAGACGGCGCGAATCCTGGACGGCACCAGCCTGGCCGATGCCACCGCCAAGAAGCTGGCGGCGGCGTAA
- a CDS encoding ETC complex I subunit produces the protein MATARIFQRPKNAMQSGKYRTDRWQLEFESTEAKKPDPLTGWAGSGDTREQVRLTFATLEEAIAYCQREGLDHHVVPTPQKTLKLQSYADNFR, from the coding sequence ATGGCCACTGCTCGCATCTTCCAGCGCCCCAAGAACGCGATGCAATCCGGCAAGTACCGGACCGATCGCTGGCAACTCGAATTCGAATCGACCGAGGCGAAAAAGCCCGATCCCCTGACCGGCTGGGCCGGTAGCGGCGACACGCGGGAACAGGTTCGCCTGACCTTCGCGACGCTGGAGGAGGCGATCGCCTATTGCCAGCGCGAGGGGCTCGACCACCATGTCGTCCCGACGCCGCAAAAGACGCTCAAGCTGCAAAGCTACGCCGACAATTTCCGCTGA
- a CDS encoding YgcG family protein, with protein sequence MTRLFRPFLGFWLILCAMPVMAQTFPKFEGLVVDAANKIDPATKAQLEQKLEALQKDTGRQLVVATIPDLQGYPIEDYGYRLGRAWGVGLKDADNGAILFVAPNEGKGQRGPRLEVGRGLEPILTDAWSSQMIRTLMLPRLRESSDISGALGAGADAVIAQLRASPEEAQAKVAEAAKEFDRQHRRGGGDANGFPILIVLVVFVGAFVVLALVRRKQGQRFHDDDDDDRGGGGGRRGGGGWPIILWGPGWGSGGSGGGWSSGGGSSGGGSDGSWFGGGFTGGGGGDFGGGGASGDW encoded by the coding sequence ATGACCCGGTTGTTCCGCCCATTTCTCGGGTTCTGGCTGATCCTCTGCGCCATGCCGGTCATGGCGCAGACCTTTCCCAAGTTCGAGGGGCTGGTCGTCGATGCGGCGAACAAGATCGACCCCGCGACCAAGGCACAGCTCGAACAGAAGCTGGAGGCCCTGCAAAAGGATACCGGCCGCCAGTTGGTGGTCGCGACCATCCCCGACCTGCAAGGCTATCCCATCGAGGATTATGGCTATCGGCTGGGGCGTGCCTGGGGCGTCGGGCTGAAGGACGCGGACAATGGTGCGATCCTGTTCGTCGCGCCCAATGAGGGCAAGGGCCAGCGCGGTCCCCGGCTAGAGGTGGGTCGCGGACTGGAGCCGATCCTGACCGACGCCTGGTCGTCGCAGATGATCCGCACCCTGATGCTGCCTCGCCTTCGCGAGTCGAGCGACATTTCGGGCGCGCTGGGCGCCGGGGCGGACGCCGTCATCGCCCAACTCCGCGCTTCCCCCGAAGAGGCGCAGGCCAAAGTGGCCGAGGCCGCCAAGGAGTTCGACCGTCAGCATCGGCGCGGCGGCGGTGACGCCAACGGCTTTCCGATCCTCATCGTGCTGGTGGTGTTCGTCGGCGCTTTCGTGGTCCTGGCCTTGGTCCGCCGCAAACAGGGCCAGCGCTTCCACGACGATGACGACGACGATCGCGGTGGTGGCGGCGGACGGCGCGGCGGTGGCGGCTGGCCGATCATCCTGTGGGGCCCCGGCTGGGGCAGCGGCGGATCGGGCGGCGGCTGGAGTTCGGGCGGCGGATCGTCGGGCGGGGGCAGCGACGGATCGTGGTTCGGCGGCGGCTTCACCGGCGGTGGCGGGGGCGATTTCGGCGGCGGCGGCGCCTCGGGGGACTGGTGA
- a CDS encoding chorismate mutase, with protein MSDTVLTGYRQSIDNIDAALVFMLAERFKVTQAVGEYKAKNGLPPADPGREEAQIARLRQLASDAQLDPEFSEKFLRFIIDEVIRHHERLRG; from the coding sequence ATGTCCGACACCGTGCTGACCGGCTATCGCCAGTCGATCGACAATATCGACGCCGCACTCGTCTTCATGCTGGCCGAACGGTTCAAGGTCACCCAGGCGGTCGGCGAGTATAAGGCGAAGAACGGCCTGCCCCCCGCCGATCCGGGGCGCGAGGAAGCGCAGATCGCACGGCTTCGCCAACTGGCCAGCGATGCGCAGCTCGACCCGGAATTTTCCGAGAAATTCCTGCGCTTCATCATCGATGAAGTGATCCGCCATCACGAACGCCTGCGCGGCTGA
- a CDS encoding GNAT family N-acetyltransferase, translating into MPRFLDHRPDLQTERLSLRRPADRDVDAIVNAVGDWDVARRLARVPYPYTPDDARFFLERIVPAEWVWAITLRGSDHLVGVVGLTPQEHADMAELGYWLAPAHWGHGLMTEAARAVIAFGFDHLGLPALTSGYFEDNPASGRVLAKLGFVETDRALRPCVAIGGDVRAVRVILERPAAWTGAA; encoded by the coding sequence ATGCCAAGATTTCTCGATCACCGCCCCGACCTGCAAACGGAGCGACTGTCGCTACGCCGGCCAGCGGATCGTGACGTCGACGCCATCGTGAACGCGGTGGGAGACTGGGACGTCGCCCGTCGGCTGGCGCGCGTGCCCTATCCCTATACTCCGGACGACGCCCGATTCTTTCTCGAGCGGATCGTGCCTGCGGAATGGGTATGGGCCATCACCCTTCGCGGTTCCGATCATCTGGTGGGCGTGGTCGGACTGACGCCGCAAGAACATGCCGATATGGCCGAACTCGGCTATTGGCTGGCGCCCGCGCATTGGGGACACGGTCTGATGACCGAGGCCGCGCGGGCGGTCATCGCCTTCGGCTTCGACCATCTCGGCCTTCCCGCGCTGACCTCGGGATATTTCGAGGACAATCCCGCCTCGGGCCGGGTGCTTGCCAAGCTGGGCTTTGTCGAAACGGACCGCGCCCTGCGACCCTGTGTGGCGATCGGTGGGGATGTTCGCGCGGTGCGGGTGATCCTGGAGCGTCCCGCGGCTTGGACAGGGGCCGCCTGA
- a CDS encoding thymidylate kinase — protein MAFLLAIEGADGAGKATATAAVTERLNAAGLSAAALSFPRYGDTIGGWALGEYLAGRLPHAAAPETAATLYALDRFESRPHLVELAAAHDVIVFDRYIASNMAYQAAQVPPDQAEALLQWIERLETVQFRLPAPHLSVYLDTPLDVARDLIARKRKRSYTDDTYDAYEADLGLQARVRANYVAMADGAMLGEWATVSTVAHGALRDRAEIADEITALVTERLG, from the coding sequence ATGGCCTTTCTTCTGGCGATCGAGGGTGCGGACGGCGCAGGCAAGGCGACCGCGACGGCGGCGGTGACCGAGCGGTTGAACGCCGCCGGGCTGTCGGCGGCGGCTTTGTCCTTCCCGCGTTACGGCGATACGATCGGCGGCTGGGCGCTGGGCGAGTATCTGGCCGGTCGCCTGCCCCATGCCGCCGCGCCGGAGACGGCGGCGACGCTCTATGCGCTCGACCGATTCGAATCGCGTCCGCATCTGGTCGAACTGGCGGCGGCGCACGACGTCATCGTGTTCGACCGCTATATCGCGTCCAACATGGCCTATCAGGCCGCCCAGGTGCCGCCCGACCAGGCCGAAGCCCTGCTGCAATGGATCGAGCGGCTGGAGACGGTCCAGTTTCGCCTGCCCGCACCCCATTTGTCGGTCTATCTCGACACGCCGCTGGACGTTGCGCGCGACCTGATCGCACGCAAGCGCAAGCGGAGCTACACCGACGACACCTATGACGCATACGAGGCCGATCTGGGGCTTCAAGCGCGGGTGCGGGCCAATTATGTCGCGATGGCGGACGGCGCGATGCTGGGCGAATGGGCAACGGTGTCGACCGTGGCGCATGGCGCGTTGCGCGATCGGGCGGAGATCGCCGACGAGATCACCGCGCTGGTCACGGAACGGTTGGGGTAG
- a CDS encoding LemA family protein: MRRPVLALTPVVMAVALSGCGMNSVPTAEENAKAKWADVQAAYQRRANLIPNLEATVKGAAASEKSILTEVINARARATSVQVSADDISDPAKMQQFAQAQGQLSGSLGRLLANVEAYPNLKSQDNFQTFMSQLEGTENRINIAIGDYNKAVQDYNTRIRTFPDAIGAKVFYGAKPITPYQATTPGAENAPKVNFGG, from the coding sequence ATGCGTCGTCCCGTTCTTGCCCTGACCCCGGTCGTGATGGCCGTCGCTTTGTCCGGCTGCGGCATGAACAGCGTGCCCACGGCGGAGGAAAATGCGAAGGCGAAATGGGCCGATGTCCAGGCCGCCTATCAGCGCCGCGCCAACCTCATCCCCAATCTGGAAGCGACCGTGAAGGGCGCCGCCGCCTCGGAAAAGTCGATCCTGACCGAGGTGATCAACGCCCGCGCCAGGGCGACCTCGGTACAGGTCAGCGCCGACGATATTTCCGACCCCGCCAAGATGCAGCAATTCGCACAGGCGCAAGGGCAACTCAGCGGTTCGCTCGGCCGGTTGCTGGCGAATGTCGAGGCCTATCCGAACCTGAAGAGCCAGGACAATTTCCAGACCTTCATGAGCCAGCTCGAAGGCACGGAGAACCGCATCAACATCGCGATCGGCGATTACAACAAGGCGGTGCAGGACTATAACACCCGCATCCGCACCTTCCCCGATGCGATCGGCGCGAAGGTCTTCTATGGTGCAAAGCCGATCACCCCCTATCAGGCGACCACGCCGGGGGCCGAGAATGCGCCCAAGGTGAATTTCGGCGGCTGA
- the mscL gene encoding large conductance mechanosensitive channel protein MscL, whose translation MLKEFRAFIARGNVLDLAVAVIIGAAFSKIVTSLTDDVLMPVIGKVFGGLDFSSYFLRMGPVPANYAGSLSDYAALKKAGVPLLGYGAFVTQAVNFVIVAFIIFLLVRTVNRATTLFEKEKAQAAAEPKAEPTDIALLREIRDELRARRS comes from the coding sequence ATGCTCAAGGAATTTCGCGCCTTCATCGCGCGGGGCAATGTGCTGGACCTGGCGGTGGCGGTCATCATCGGGGCGGCGTTCAGCAAGATCGTCACCTCGCTGACCGACGATGTGCTGATGCCGGTGATCGGCAAGGTTTTCGGCGGGCTGGATTTCTCCAGCTATTTCCTGCGCATGGGGCCGGTCCCGGCCAATTATGCGGGGTCGCTGAGCGACTATGCGGCGCTGAAGAAGGCGGGGGTGCCGCTGCTCGGTTATGGCGCGTTCGTGACGCAGGCGGTCAACTTCGTGATCGTCGCCTTCATCATCTTCCTGCTGGTCCGCACCGTGAATCGCGCGACGACGCTGTTCGAGAAGGAAAAGGCGCAGGCGGCGGCAGAGCCCAAGGCCGAGCCGACCGATATCGCGCTGCTCCGGGAAATCCGCGACGAACTGCGCGCGCGGCGTTCTTGA
- the hrpB gene encoding ATP-dependent helicase HrpB, translating to MTLPVTAVLPDLLAALANAPNAVLVAPPGAGKTTAVAPALLDQSWCTGEVLLLSPRRLAARAAAERMAVLAEEPVGRTFGYATRMDRKVSAATRVTVVTEGIFVARIQADPELAGVSAVLFDEVHERSLDGDFGLALALDAQAGLRPDLRLVVMSATLDGRRFSSLMGDAPVIESEGRSHPLTLRHLGRAAEARIEDSVAAAIRRALQDEAEGDILAFLPGTAEIARTAERLANLPDSIAIHELHGSLDPAAQRAAIRRDPGGRRRIVLATSIAETSLTLDGVRIVVDSGLARRPRYDRAAGMTRLVTERASQAAVTQRAGRAARQSPGVAYRLWEEAATAGLPRFDPPEILEADLSALLLGTALWGVGDPRALPWLDPPPEAAVAEARARLTVLEALDESGRPTAHGKAIARLPMPPRLAHMLIRSGERGLAATAAEVAVLLGERGIGGQDVDLEQRLRRWRTERGPKAEAARAMAKRWASLAPKPVEQEAWDHPAGVCLALAYPDRVARRRDATGENWASVGGRGFRLDPTSGLASSEWLAVGETQGAASGARILSAAPLDLATVEALFADRIETRRTVTFNPATGGVEALRERRLGGLRLSSGPDSGASPDAIAEALVEGVRTHGLSLLPWSDGAGAYRARAAYAGVALDDETLIERLDDWLPALVAGKRRLDAIAPGALIEAVRHLVDWNEQRRIDSMAPSHFTSPAGSSHAIDYAAEGGPRVELRVQALFGLATHPVIGTERVPLVLSLTSPAGRPIQTTRDLPGFWAGSWSAVAKEMRGRYPRHPWPDDPAAASATLRTKKADARTAGSR from the coding sequence ATGACCCTGCCCGTCACCGCCGTCCTGCCCGATCTGCTGGCCGCGCTCGCGAACGCCCCCAATGCCGTCCTCGTCGCCCCTCCCGGCGCGGGCAAGACCACGGCCGTCGCCCCCGCGCTGCTCGACCAGTCTTGGTGCACCGGCGAAGTCTTGCTCCTCTCCCCCCGTCGCCTCGCTGCCCGCGCCGCTGCCGAGCGGATGGCCGTACTGGCCGAGGAGCCGGTCGGCCGCACCTTCGGCTATGCCACCCGCATGGATAGGAAGGTCAGCGCCGCGACCCGCGTGACCGTCGTCACCGAAGGCATCTTCGTCGCGCGCATTCAGGCCGATCCCGAACTGGCGGGCGTCTCGGCGGTGCTGTTCGACGAAGTGCATGAGCGCAGCCTCGACGGCGATTTCGGCCTCGCGCTGGCGCTCGACGCGCAGGCAGGTTTGCGCCCCGACCTGCGGCTGGTCGTCATGTCCGCGACGCTCGACGGCCGCCGCTTCTCCAGCCTGATGGGTGATGCGCCGGTGATCGAGAGCGAGGGACGCAGCCATCCGCTGACCCTACGCCATCTCGGTCGCGCCGCCGAGGCCCGCATCGAGGATTCGGTCGCCGCCGCCATCCGCCGCGCGCTTCAGGACGAAGCAGAGGGCGACATCCTCGCCTTCCTGCCCGGCACCGCAGAGATCGCGCGCACCGCCGAGCGACTCGCGAATCTGCCCGACAGCATCGCGATCCACGAACTCCACGGCTCGCTCGACCCGGCGGCGCAGCGCGCGGCGATCCGGCGTGACCCGGGGGGGCGGCGGCGGATCGTGCTGGCGACCTCGATCGCGGAGACCAGCCTGACGCTCGACGGGGTGCGGATCGTGGTCGACTCGGGGCTGGCGCGCCGCCCGCGCTATGACCGCGCGGCGGGTATGACCCGGCTCGTCACCGAACGCGCCAGCCAGGCCGCCGTCACCCAGCGCGCGGGCCGCGCCGCCCGCCAGTCACCGGGGGTCGCCTATCGCCTGTGGGAAGAGGCGGCGACGGCGGGCCTGCCCCGCTTCGACCCGCCCGAGATATTGGAGGCGGACCTGTCGGCGCTGCTGCTCGGCACGGCATTATGGGGTGTCGGCGATCCGCGCGCGCTCCCTTGGCTCGACCCGCCGCCCGAGGCCGCCGTCGCCGAGGCGCGGGCGCGCCTCACAGTTCTGGAGGCGCTGGACGAGAGCGGCCGCCCGACCGCGCATGGCAAGGCCATCGCCCGGCTGCCCATGCCGCCGCGCTTGGCCCATATGCTGATCCGCAGCGGGGAACGCGGCCTGGCCGCTACCGCCGCCGAGGTGGCCGTGCTGCTGGGCGAGCGCGGCATTGGCGGGCAAGATGTCGATCTGGAACAACGCTTGCGCCGCTGGCGGACCGAACGCGGTCCCAAGGCCGAGGCCGCGCGGGCGATGGCGAAGCGCTGGGCATCACTTGCCCCCAAGCCGGTCGAGCAGGAAGCCTGGGACCATCCGGCGGGGGTGTGTCTTGCGCTCGCCTATCCCGACCGGGTGGCACGGCGGCGGGATGCCACCGGCGAGAATTGGGCCAGCGTCGGCGGGCGCGGCTTTCGACTCGATCCGACCTCGGGGCTCGCGAGTTCGGAATGGCTGGCCGTGGGCGAGACGCAAGGGGCCGCCTCGGGCGCGCGTATCCTGTCCGCCGCGCCGCTCGACCTCGCCACGGTCGAGGCATTGTTTGCCGACCGGATCGAGACGCGGCGCACCGTGACCTTCAATCCCGCGACCGGCGGGGTCGAGGCGTTGCGCGAACGGCGGCTGGGCGGCTTGCGCCTGTCGAGCGGGCCCGATTCGGGCGCATCCCCCGACGCCATTGCCGAAGCGCTGGTCGAGGGGGTGCGGACGCATGGCCTGTCGCTCCTGCCATGGAGCGACGGCGCAGGGGCGTATCGGGCGCGGGCGGCCTATGCCGGGGTGGCGCTGGACGACGAAACGCTGATCGAACGGCTGGACGACTGGCTGCCCGCGCTGGTGGCGGGCAAAAGGCGGCTGGATGCCATCGCGCCCGGCGCGCTGATCGAGGCGGTCCGCCATCTGGTCGACTGGAACGAACAAAGGCGGATCGATTCGATGGCCCCGTCGCATTTCACCAGCCCGGCAGGGAGCAGCCATGCGATTGATTATGCGGCGGAAGGCGGCCCGCGCGTCGAGCTTCGCGTGCAGGCGCTGTTTGGCCTCGCGACGCATCCGGTGATCGGGACCGAGCGGGTGCCGCTGGTCCTCAGCCTGACCTCACCCGCCGGTCGCCCGATCCAGACGACGCGCGACCTGCCCGGTTTCTGGGCGGGAAGCTGGAGCGCGGTGGCCAAGGAAATGCGCGGCCGCTACCCCCGCCATCCCTGGCCCGACGACCCGGCGGCGGCCTCCGCGACGCTTCGCACGAAAAAGGCGGATGCAAGAACCGCCGGTTCGCGATAA